The following are from one region of the Coffea eugenioides isolate CCC68of chromosome 2, Ceug_1.0, whole genome shotgun sequence genome:
- the LOC113758028 gene encoding uncharacterized protein LOC113758028, with product MNAHWRSTQRNMFKVLASLLLFLALCCRTSLEESGNHCYRGTCNGTSGGASSFPSPSREPQLLQRDVDAVNALLELVTPRNFLISITATDCPPTKHRPFMKCNCDNSTNICRVTEINLSGLALSGQLPAEIGNLDYLEEL from the exons ATGAATGCTCATTGGAGAAGTACTCAAAGAAACATGTTCAAGGTTTTAGCTTCTTTACTGCTGTTTCTGGCACTCTGCTGCAGAACAAGCTTGGAAGAATCGGGCAATCATTGTTATCGGGGAACGTGTAATGGGACGAGCGGTGGtgcttcttcttttccttctccatCCCGAGAGCCACAGCTTCTCCAACGAGACG TGGATGCTGTAAATGCTCTGCTTGAACTTGTGACGCCTCGGAACTTTTTGATTTCCATCACAGCAACCGATTGCCCTCCAACAAAGCATAGACCATTCATGAAATGCAATTGCGACAACAGTACGAATATATGTAGGGTGACTGAAAT CAATCTCAGTGGACTTGCTTTAAGCGGTCAACTTCCTGCGGAAATTGGAAACCTTGATTATCTGGAAGAACTGTAA